In a genomic window of Ochrobactrum sp. Marseille-Q0166:
- a CDS encoding energy transducer TonB → MGDRQPEIEATAEMVERPGVRPVSEELMPVMFSRSEVVLWLIAGLAVFLAHGGIWLWLTREPPIEMADNAPPPAIMIELAPEPEAIETETNEITEQAENALEAKSEAKEPVEEPQEEAQQPVPEDAQPEEPKEEIAETEPEITPEPEIDPVEQEIVTQLENVEVPIPVFRPKPTEKEKPVEKPKPKKQDMVQKPKREKPAPKSKASTQASAQVTQSNRNAANQSTAAMGFGSVSPAKWQSRLMAHLERRKRYPSGAQSRREEGTAYVRFRIDDAGNVLSASLARSSGFPELDNAVVDLVRRASPVPAPPPGVNKTITAPVRFTVR, encoded by the coding sequence ATGGGTGATCGCCAGCCGGAAATAGAAGCAACAGCCGAAATGGTTGAGCGTCCTGGTGTTCGGCCTGTTTCCGAAGAATTGATGCCGGTTATGTTCTCCCGTTCTGAAGTCGTGCTCTGGTTAATAGCCGGTCTTGCCGTCTTTCTCGCTCATGGAGGCATATGGCTGTGGCTGACGCGCGAACCGCCGATCGAGATGGCTGACAATGCCCCGCCGCCTGCAATCATGATCGAGCTTGCGCCAGAGCCTGAGGCCATAGAAACCGAGACGAATGAAATCACCGAGCAGGCCGAGAACGCACTCGAAGCCAAAAGCGAGGCAAAGGAACCGGTCGAGGAGCCACAGGAGGAAGCGCAACAGCCCGTGCCGGAAGATGCCCAGCCGGAAGAACCGAAGGAGGAAATAGCGGAAACCGAGCCTGAAATCACACCGGAGCCGGAAATCGATCCGGTCGAGCAGGAGATCGTCACGCAACTGGAAAACGTCGAGGTTCCGATTCCGGTCTTTCGACCAAAACCGACTGAAAAAGAAAAGCCGGTTGAGAAACCAAAGCCGAAAAAACAGGATATGGTGCAAAAGCCAAAACGAGAGAAGCCTGCGCCGAAATCAAAGGCATCCACACAGGCCTCCGCACAGGTCACACAATCGAACCGCAACGCGGCAAACCAGAGCACGGCGGCGATGGGCTTCGGTTCTGTGTCGCCGGCAAAATGGCAATCGCGGCTGATGGCACATCTGGAGCGGCGCAAGCGCTACCCTTCAGGGGCGCAGTCGAGAAGAGAGGAGGGAACGGCCTATGTCCGGTTCCGCATTGATGACGCTGGGAATGTGCTGTCGGCGTCACTGGCACGATCATCGGGCTTCCCGGAACTCGACAATGCTGTGGTTGATCTCGTGCGCCGTGCCTCGCCGGTGCCAGCGCCGCCTCCAGGTGTCAACAAGACCATTACAGCCCCGGTGCGCTTTACCGTCAGGTGA